The sequence gaacaaagactgaaaaagcAGCCTCATGGAGCATATTCAGGTGAGGGATTAAGACAAGATCCATTGCATGTGCGGGTGATCCAGGAGCCTGGCCAGCTTCACCATCCCTGGTTCCAGCTCACAGAGTAGTCAATGTGTTTTTATTGAAGGAATTGAGGACTGGCCAGGAGAGAATTAAAATAGTAATTGGGGAAGAGAAAATAGGGGAAAATATCTTGGAGACAAggatttattaataattttacatGATTTTGAGAGTAATAAGAAAGAGTTGATAAAAGTTATACAATATAAGTTTTGAAGGATGTGCAttgtggcagagagagagaaaagatggtTGGCGTGAGCCAAACATTGTTGGGAATAATTGAAGTTAAGAATATTAGCAGAAATCTATAATGAATGAAATATGGAATTCTATGAAAACAAGCTCCCAAGCGATAGATTATGGACAGGTTGGCTCCAGGTGGGAGGTTAAGGCTGTTTGGAAGTTCTGTGGAGTTTTTTCAGAATCTTCCTTCCCAGATTAAGTGCTATCGACTTTTGtgatagaaaaggagaaagaaaaatattctttagcTTAGCATAAATCATGCTAATTTGTTATTACATGTTATTGTAACATGTAATAAAAATTTGTTGTGTTCTTTTATTTGTACTTCAAGAATGACTGTGTACATTTCTGTAGCTAAAATAAAAGTCTGGGGAAATCATATTGGATAGCTCCTTGATTTAGATAGGAGAAAATGTTGACGATTTCTGAGAAATATGTGGCTAGAAAACTTTATATCTGGATATGGAGTTAAGGCGCACACTTACTACTTAATCAGCCTGCActgtcttctgtgtgtgtgtgtgtgtgtgtgcgtgtgtgtgtgtgtattgggatGTATTGAACACTTCCGTGGTGGCGGTGTAGCACGTTCAGAGTTTCCCCTATCCAGACTACTACACTGTCATCCCCAGAACTAGGAAAGAAGTCTCTGGATCacatgaaaagtaaataaaataaggacCATAAAGAACAAGGCCATTAAAAATGGGTCAATAAACATTTAGAGTCAGGTTATTTTACAGCTAGATGGAAAAATCTGTAAAGCTTAAAGAATTTTTCAGTGCTGCAAAGACTATAGATATTCTTCAGTTCATTTCTCTCCCTTTATAGATGGTGGAACTGGTGATCAAACAGAAGGACATCATTATAATAAATTCACATAGAAAGCGGCAGATTTATTGGAACAACAAATCCACCTAGATTTTTGAACTCTATCAGTTGCCAGTTTATATCCCACTCTACTGAGCGCCTCCCTTGATTTATACCACATTCTCTAAAAAATCCCTTTAAAAGATAACTTCTCCCTTTTGGTGTCAACACAAGATACTAAGCTTCTTTATCAAGGTGcttttctccccacctccagttTATCGTCAGGGTCTAATAAGTCATGGTTCTCATACCTTGAagggtcttctttttttctcttactgtCTAAGGAGCCTGAAAGAAAACCATCAGCCCCCCAAGGACCAGCAAAATGAGTGACAATTCTACTTTGGCCCCTCCAACTTCAAACCAAGGTCCCACCACCCCACGCAAAGGACCCCCCAAGTTCAAGCAGAGGCAGAGTCGTCAGTTCAAGAGCAAACCTCCTAAGAAAGTTGTGAAAGGGTAAGACGAAGATTAAAAAGAAggctttctattgtttttttccctccatatgGCTGATTTACTTCGTTGTACaacaaaaactaacacagtattgtaaagcgattacactccaataaagatctatatttaaaaaaaagagtgctttgtttttaagaaattaatctcACAATATTAAATAGACTTATAAAAATGTCCAACCCCACCCTCTGTTTTCCTGTCTAACAGAATCTTTGCTGAATCATGTTTTCAGTCCTGGAATCCTTTCTCTTTCAGCTCCCAGATCTACAGCCTGAATTAACATGGAAAATGGAACATTCACAGTGACCTTCGACTTGACCTTTCAGACTTTTCTTGACCACTCTCCTTCGTTGATGTAACCTGTGCTTTAATCTGGAACACAGAAACACCGGCCACTTCTAGAACACaccgtttatttttatggcttcaAATCTTCTCTCTtcagttctttgtttttctctttctcttcttggcAAAAAATCTTGTTTATTTTCAACACACACTCatgttaatttcttctgaaaGCCATTGCTGACTTCCTTAGACAAACATTATCATTGCTTCCATGTTTGCATTTTGTACATTCAGTGATGGTAACTTgtgttattttatattacatttatttcttgtcATCTCTTTCCTGAGACTGAGATCCCTCAGAGAaaatttgtgtgtttgtttttttacttaactCCCAGGACCTAACACAATGCCAGggacatagtagatgcttaatatgTACTTTTGGATAAACTaaacaaatggataaattaattattttcatgACTTTCATATTGCTTTCTCATTCcaatttctattttgaaaagtGGAGCTTGACTAAATTGCCcactgatctctctctctttttttttttttctggctctcaATTGTCTTGAGTTAAATTTTTACAGAGGGGAAACTATCCCTCCTCTGGGACACATTGTCTAAAACCTGCCTGAGTGCCATTTCCTTTGCCCCAGCTCAATGCAGACAGAAGGGATTTCTCAAATACAAAAACTTaaacttcttcttctttctctttgaatCAGGAAACTCTTCACATGACTTATTCCAGGATCCTTTGGCTCTCATATCAGCTAActtctcttgtatttttttccataggTTTGGAGATGACATTCCGGGCATGGAGGGACTAGGAACAGGTGAGCCACCCAAAGATTTCAGTGAATTTTACCCTTGGACTTTCACCCTTTTTTCTACTTCAGGCCACATGGTGCAGTTGAAAGTTACCAGAAATACCTAAGGCAGCAGATTCTTTAAAGACCTAGAAAAGTGGAGTTTTAATTTAACTTCCTAAATAAGTATGTGTGTGCCCAGAGGCTAAAACTCTAAAAGAAATCAGACTTGCCCCAAAGTTTAATGAATCTTCGTGTTTTGTTAAATACTCTTGAGGGCGTGCAGTGATGAATTGTAGTCTTTCACGGTAGGATTCTTAGAGTGAGTCTAGaccaactttatttttcagaagagaaatctGAGACATAGAGGAATTAAGTGACAATCTGAGGTCACAGAGTGAGGTACTGGAAACAAGGGTGGGGTCAGGAGAGCCTTTTCACTCTATGGAGCCAAACACTCCCTCACCCTACTTCCTTTTTTCACACATCCTCTGGCACCCAGAACAGGGCCCGACATACTGAAAGTATCCggtacaataattttttttttttgcggtgcgcgggcctctcactgttgtggcctctcctgccgcagagcgcaggctcagtggccacggctcacgggcccagccgctccgtggcatgtgggatattcccggaccggggcacgaacccgtgtcccctgcatcggcaggcggactctcaaccactgcgccaccaaggaagccccctacaataatttttaattgcctagaatttttatttgttggATAAAGCATGAAAATTACTgcatatccttttttaaaaatttatttattctatttatttatttttggcttcactgGGTCTCTGCTGCTTCACACGGGATCTCTGTAGCTGCGGCGAGCGCGGACCACTCCTCgccgtggtgcgcgggcctctcattgcggtggcctctcccgttgcgcagctcAGCCTCTAGGGgcgcgggctcagcagtcgtggctcgtgggctgcaGAGCtcaggcccagcagttgtggcacaggggcccagtcgctccacggcatgtggtgtcctcccagaccagggctcgaacccatgtgccctgcacctgcaggaggactcccaaccaccactCCAGAAGGGAAGCCCCCTgcatgtccttttaaaaattaatagacgttattttttagagcagttttaggtttataggaaaattaaacagaaagtacagagttcctatAGACCCCCTCTGCCACCTTCCCCCTCCTGCACAtcgtttcccctattattaacatcttgcatcaTCATGGGGCATTTGTTATACTTCATGAACCAATATTAATACATTGGTATTAACTGAAATAGCTTGTTCATTCTTTGTGTTGCTCAGTtccatgggttttgacaaatgcacaaaTCCTGTATCCACCATTACTGGTTCATACAGAATACCTTCACTAGCCCCCCAAATCTCCTGTGCTCTACCTGTTCATCCCTTTCTCCCCGTAAActtctgacaaccactaatctttttactgtctctatcgtttttttgccttttccagatggtcctacagttggaatcatatagtatgagttctttcacttagtaatatttaTCTAAGCTCCCTCCATGTCTTTACATGGTTTGATAGTGCATTTCTTTTCATCActgaatatttcattatatggttgtgtcacagtttatttatcctaTTGATAggcatcttgattgcttccaagttttgtcaattatgaataaagctgctataaacttccttgtgcaggtttttgtgtagctACATGTTTCCAGCTCATCCAATACACTTCTGATAAGTGGTGGCACTCATAACAATCAGTGTCCTTTCCGGGCAACTCTCAgtatatctacttttttttttttttttttttttttttgcggtatgcgggcctctcactgttgtggcctctcccgttgcggagcacaggctccggacgcgcaggcctagcggccatggctcacgggcccagccgctgcgcggcacgtgggatcctcctggaccggggcacgaacccgtgtcccctgcatcggcaggcggattctcaaccactgcgccaccagggaagcccagtatatcTACTTTTTATTGTCTAATGCCACTCCTCGGATCTCAAATAGAATTTCTAGCCACTTTTATAAAGCTCATATGCTACTCTTTTAAATCAAATGCTTCTCTCTTTTGGCCAGGTGTGTATAAGACCAGCAAATTCACTTTTGACTCTGGAATATATCCTTAACTCTGCCAACATACTTGGAATAGTGGCAAAAGGTTTATACTGATGGAAATTCTGAAGTCTTTGATCTGGTTCTAGTCCAATCGCTACGACTGTGAGCTTTTTTGCTGGGTGTTTGATTACTCTGGGTATCAGCCAGCTTCCCTGTAATTCGGTAACAATAACGTCTTACTGCTGATGCAAGAGACTGGATGAGATGATGCCTTGAGATCACTCCTCAGTATGCGGTGGGATACAGGCATTTCAGAATGTAAAGGAGCTTAAGAGCAGTCAGAGAAGCCCAAGGAACACGTCTGGATTGGTAAGGAGTAAGGAGACTGGATTGCCAGACCATGGGAGTTTAAAGCGCCCCTATTTCTCACTTTAACCCTTGGCCTAACTAGAATTCCACCTCTGTTCCCTCTTCAGTGGTTTTGTGAGACTCCGTGTGATCAGAGAGCTACACGCCCACAGGATAGCCCCAGTCAAAAGCCTTGGATCATCTCCCCAAAAAGGATGCAGAATAAACCCAACATAAATACCTTGGGAGCCCGTTCTGGGGGAATCAGAGCCCTGCAGAGGATTAAACAACCGATCTGATCCTTCCTGGGATGAAGGGCCATTCTAGACAACTTCCCAGTCATCTGGACGGCAGATGGAAGGGAGGGGTGAGGGCTCTCTGCCTGAAGGATGCCCTTTTGAGCAGAACAGGCTCTCCTAGGGGTGAGATTGGCTTACaggttcttcttttttcccttgcagATATCACGGTGATGTGTGCTTGGGAGGCATTCAGCCACTTGGAGCTGCACGAGCTCACCCAGTTTGGGATCATCTGAGGCACCAGAGATTCTTCCACTCTCAACAGCATCTGCTGTAACTTTGGTTCCTTCTGCCCTATTGATCTGCCAGAGTCTTGACATAGAGCTGTCGGAAGTGGTTTCTTTGGCTTACACAGTCATTTCCCTTAAGTTACTACTAAGAGTTCTCTTAGTGTCAGACTCTCTCATGCAGTATAGTTTAGCTCAGAATAGCGGGTGAAATCAACTTTTGATAGGGCCTTTCAAACATTACCACTTTTTCCTATCAGCTGGTTAGAAGTCATCAGTATTTCTCTAAAGTTTAAGTCCTTCAAATCTGTTTTTGCTAGGCATTCATTATGATTGGTATTAGGCTTTTAAGATACCATTTATGTCACTCCTCTACCGttttctttaataaaggaggTACCTCGAATCTCATGATGAGGTTGTATTAAATGCTATATGCAAATATCTGATGCCCTGTTCTGAGACCCAATTAAACAAAGAAGGCACAGTCACAGAGGAAATAAGCACAGTGCATGCAAAAGAGCATAGGATTAAGAGTCAAGTTCTGATTTTGCTTTGTAACTTTGTAAATCACGGCCTCTCTGGGTCTAAATTTTACTGGACTAGGTTCTCCCTGAGATCTGATGCAGCTTTAAACTGTACAGTTCTGAGTTGGTGGCAAACTGGAGATTTAACCTCAAGACTCTGAGCCTTTTGAATGCCTTGATTCCGTTGATTGAAAAGATTTATATCCTTTAAAGTTTAGACTCAGATGCAAAAGATAGGTAGTGTAAtcggaaaaataaaataatggtttgCTTCACCACTAAAGTAGTGTCAAATGTAATGTGCACATAGCTATCTTTCCCCAATACCTTCAAGGCAATTGTGCAATTCAAGGGCTACCTCTGTCTGACTTGGATGCTTTGGGTACTAGCAGTATTAACTTCTTCGTTTCAGTTTTGTAATTTGTGGCAAAAGAATGGAGTAAATTAACTGAAAAGAGAGGCAGGATGATAGAGGGGAAAGAGATTTGGGTTCTAATCCTGGCGCCATCATTCTGGGCAAAGATCTCACTCTTGGGATCCTCCCGTTTGCCTGAATTAAGTAATCTAAGGTATGTGGTAGCAATCAATTCTGTGACTTTGTCTGATCACGGGAATGAGAGATGCTCAGCACCGGAGAACCTTTCTTCGGCTGCAGGCTCTGCACTCACTGTTTTGCACAAATGACATTGTTACCTTCTGGCCAGAAATCTAAAAGCCCAAGGGACACATCTGGATTGGAATGGGGTAAGGACACTGGGTTTCCAGATCATGGAAATTTAAAGCAtgcctatttttcattttaaccctTGGCCCAGCTAGAATTCCACTCTGTTCCCTCCTcatgttaccgagtccaagctcgtaTTGCTCACTGCATGACAGGCCAAAAAAGGGTCAAGGAAGAGTGACTTTATTCAGGAAGCCAGGAGACCTAGAAgatggtggaccagtgtcccaaagaaccatctcgTCCAGgtttggatgctagtttctttttctttgtcttttaaattggggtatagttgttttacagtgttgtgttagtttctactgtacagagaaCTGAAGtggagttcctgtgctatacagcatgttctcattagttatctatttcatacatattagtgtatatatgtcaatcccagtctcccaattcacaCCACCAcccgcttttcccccttggtgtccatacatttattctctacatctgtgtctctatttctgccttgcaaacaggttcatctgtaccatttttctagattccacgtatatggatgctagtttcttttctAGAACAAAGTGGGCGAGGTGTgaggaggtaaagtaaaaaaGAGGATaaattgttgcaaatattttctggttCTGGCCAGACTCTGGAGGGgattgttaatttcttctttcctgtagCCATTCACAGGTGGCCTAGTCAGGATGTTTCCTCTGAGCTTAAACAAAGGCATTTTAGCTTAACATTCAGGCATGGGAGCCAGGGTTTAGAGGCGGGTCATTATGCATACTTTAAGTTACAGGCAACATcactttagtgattaacttgtagcaaaagcaataaaatacaaaggttaaagtaagagaaacagatccagtatggagtcagatttgttcttccctattacacttagtgaaaaatagaaagtatACAAGAAAAAGTAGGGTATAAATTCAAAAGTGAAACCATGACATGCAAGGAGTGTACTGGTAAGGATGATTTCCCCCCAGCAGGAGCTCATGCCTCCACCCATGTGCCTGTTTGTGAGCAGCTGCTCCATTTGGCAGCCAGAACCTTCAGTCTTCACTTGCTCATCCCAGTGGAAGGGTTTGCCTTTCACTTAGGGATGCCTGTGCTCTTCTCCAGCTGGGGAGATCTGTCCACATTTGCAATGTCCACAATTGCAAATGTTTCCTAAACATGAAGCAATAATGCTGACACAATAGAATTCACCCAAAGGAATGTAGCCAATGGCCAGGATGGAGAAGGATCTAGAAACCATGCTATGTGAAGAACTGTTGAAGAATGCATAATATttagtctgaaagagaaaatgttcattgccaataaattttttaaaagttgcggTGAACGGGATGGAGCAGACCTATTTCGCGTAGGATTCTAGTATTTAAGTAGTAAGCTAGAATAGAtagaatttatttatgttttccagttttattgagatataattgacagacAGTAATgtataaatttcaggtgtacaacataatgatctgacttacacacatcatgaaatgattatcacaatgaGTTCAGTGAACAGCCGTCATCTCATATaggtagaaaattaaagaaatagaaaaaaaatgttttccttgtgatgagagaactcttagaatttactctcttaacaatttgcatgtataacatacagcagcattaattatatttattatattgcaCCTTACATCCCTAGTACTAATTTATCTTAGAGCTgcaagtttgtatcttttgaccaccttcatccaattccctctccttccatccccccATTACTTAGAGTTGGGAAATAGCATGGATACATTTAAAACTTCCAAAGTTGATTCTAATATAAACCCCGGAAGCAGAGGAAGCACAATGTCAGATAGGTAGGAAGAACAAATAGGAAGAACACAATAGATGCAAAAGAGCAATTGCAGAAGGGAATTCTCATAGAAGTTTAGGGTTTGGAGGATTTTTTGAAATCTTCTGACACTTTATTGATAATAAGAGCCACTGAGAATCTCTTGTTACAAACACATGCAATTTGGACCTCACACCAGGTTTTCTGAGTAAGAATCTCCAAGGAAAAGATCTTAGAATCTGTAGTTTTAGTATGGGTCCCCAATGCTTCTTAATTTGTGTCAGTTTGAAAACACTGATGTGGTCCAAGCCTGTACTTTAAAACATTGGGAATTAGCGACTTCTTAGCGTATTGCCATCCAGTGACTGCTTTAACTGGCTCTGAGGTAGTAGGTAGCTGTGTCCCCGGGCTGAACAGCTGGTGTTTGTCAGGTGGAGTAAACTTGAAGCTTTGTTTGCACCCAgacactccaaggacaaagctagtggcagaagctgagctctgctgaaGTAAAGAGATAAGGCTCCTACACCTGAGGTCAAGGAAGACCCGCCTATCTGCCCACGCACAGGAAGCCTCCTTGGGGGTCCAAAAGGGAGGGAGCGCCACCCCATAATAAGTGTGGACATGCACCCACAGGCCTCTGCGGCGGGATCCACCCTAGCAAAAAGTTGCCCCCGCATGTTGGGGAGCAtcctagggcaggtcaggtgtgaaaaaagaaacaggataattggccaaaggtaaacaaagatcTGGAAGCTCCGTCCTATATAAGGGATTTAAGTCACCTCTTTCCTGCCCTTCTCATTAGGAAGGACGCCCATACCCTTTCTCTCTGGTGTGTATTTCTGCCTAGCTTCTGGCTTTAAATAAGTAAACTGCTTCTCTGTGGGCTCTTCCATACATTGTGCCGTGTCTCTATCAATATACTTTGTACCTGTTTATACAGTTTTTGCCTTCTTGAAATATTCTTAACTTTCACTGGGGGTAAGAGCCAGGAGAAGTTTGCTTCAAGCCTCTTGCCCgcggtggtctagtggctagaaTTCCTGGTgttcatccaggctacccaggtccAATTCCCAGGCGGGAAACTAAGATCTCTCTTCAGGAACGCTCACTGCTTTCTCTCCGAGATCATTTCCACTGGCCCCCAAAACATATGTAATATGTGTGAGAACAGGGGCTACTAGTCGTGTGTTCTGACTCTCAGACCGTTGTGTGGACCTAATAAGATAGACAATGCCTCCCTCCTCCACGTCTAACCCAGTTAAGTGCTTCTTCAGTTGCAGAGAATGTCAGAGAGTTCAGAATCTAAGTGTTGGACAAATTCCAAGAAGTTAGAGCCAAACAGCCACCATTATTCCCCGGGGGTGACCTCTTGCCATTGCCTGGCGTGGCCACCCTCCCTCTACAGCCTCTGTCACTCCCTGTCCTCGTCTGCGTCCTCTGACGGGAGTAGGTAGACCAGGGAGAAGGAGATCTTTTTCTGGGCAGGTGAGGCAGTGACCTTCACTTACCCTCcacccctttcctctttgtttgcatCCTTGGGTAGAAGTTGGGGTTGATGGTGCTGGTGATGTAGACACCAACCCCCATTCCAGAGTTCCTAGCATTACAGTTAGAGCAGAAAACTGTATATAAGGAGAAAGTGTTCCCCTGGTGTACACACCCTAGGCAAAGAGACACAGTTGCTATTAAACAATTGCCACTGTGCTGTTGTAAAAAGATCAAGAATCGTCATAAACTGAGGAAAGGAGAGCATTTTCTCGACAACTAGAGAAGCGAAAGGAAAAGATACACGGACAAGAATAATCAGTAAGTCCAATATTTAGcacaagaggaaaaataatcacACAGGACTGAGCAACATAAAAACTAATATTGTGAGAACTGAGCAGATATGACACTGAATTATTTCAAAGacagaagcagaagaaaacttctgttttataaaaggCCAGAGGAGAAGGCTTAATACAGGCCATAAaaattgtgtgtttgtgtaaactagcatgtgctttttttttttttaacatctttattggagtataattgctttacgatggtgtgttactttctgctggataacaaagtgaatcaaataTACGTTTACATATgtccccccccctccctccctcccacccaccccctaggtggtcacaaagcaccgagctgatctccctgtgctatgcggccgcttcccactagctagctattttacatttggtagtgtatgtatgtccatgccactctctcacttcgtcccagcttacccttccccctccccgtgtgctcaagtccattctctaactctgtatctttattcctgtcctgtcccgaggttcttttttttgcggtacgcggggcctctcactgttgcggcttctcccgctgcggagcacaggctccggacgcgcaggcgcagtggccatggctcatgggcccagccgctccgcggcatgtgggatcctcccggaccggggcacgaacccgtgtcccctgcttcggcaggtggactctcaaccactgcgccaccagggaagctccctaggttcttcagaagcacttttgttgttggtttttttttttagattccatacatatgtgttagcatacggtatttatttatttatttattgtaactTGAAATGAGCTGCTTGACTTCTCACTTCATTAGGGCAGAGTCAGGCTGCTGAAAACCGAAATTTAAAAGCGAGAATCGTGTGGACAATTGTCCACGCCAGTGGAGACCATGTCCTTGAGGCAAAGCAGTCAGGAGCGCTCTGTTCTGCCTGGccctgctgcagagcacctacTAGGTAATCAGCTAAATCACTCGTCTTCTTGGGGCTCAATGTTTGAGGATTAAAGAAAGGATATTGGATGAAACAATTGCCAAGGACCCTTCCAGTATAAAACTCTCAAACTCAGGTAATAAATCTAAACATATTTCAAGCACGAGCAAACCATTCTCTTTATGGCCAGAGGTCCAAGGCACTGAGACTGTTTCCAGGTTTTTTCAGAATGAGTGGTTAACTACTTTCCTTTCACGTTTCTCCAGGGTCCCCTAAACCAAATCATGCCTAGTGCTGCCACCTGCTGTCATGAATGAACAATTCATGAACCCTGGGAAGACCATTTCTATTGGACTTTGGAATCCATTGAGCTAATTCTGAATTCGTTCCCCTTTATTGACCAGTTTAAACTGTTGTGCTACTTGCCTGTCCATGTTCATCATGTACATGTTTGCCTACGCACGAGATAAACATTTAAAGAGCATACAAGTGAACATAGTACGACGTTAAGTCTCTTTTCTACCCAATGCCCTATGTccataatccaatatgactgttgtCCTTAAGAAAAGGGGaatttgtggctgagtagtattccattaaatatatatactacatcttctttatccattcatcggtcggtggacatttaggttgcttccaccatgttttggttattg is a genomic window of Kogia breviceps isolate mKogBre1 chromosome 12, mKogBre1 haplotype 1, whole genome shotgun sequence containing:
- the PDE6H gene encoding retinal cone rhodopsin-sensitive cGMP 3',5'-cyclic phosphodiesterase subunit gamma, which produces MSDNSTLAPPTSNQGPTTPRKGPPKFKQRQSRQFKSKPPKKVVKGFGDDIPGMEGLGTDITVMCAWEAFSHLELHELTQFGII